In Lolium rigidum isolate FL_2022 chromosome 3, APGP_CSIRO_Lrig_0.1, whole genome shotgun sequence, the genomic window TTCTAAGTCTAAACAGATTCAATTATTTCTGCCATCAAACTTGATGCAACAACTTGCAAAATACTTGAAAACACACCAGGCTTCTCAAATCTTAAGCAAAGAATAACAGTATCACCTGTAAGTCTTCCAATACAGTTGGATACGCATCCTTGACCTCCACAACAGGAAGACCCTCAGGATACTTTCTAATCAAATAAAGCAGTTGATCTTTTCCATTCAAATCATGCTTGGACTGCATAAGTACAAATACCAGGTCAATATGCATCCTAAAAATGAGTGAGGCGAGCGATTGTGAGGACTACCAAACTCTAGAGCATATTAAGGGAAACTTCATTAGTGAAAAGGGATCTCATCCTGAAGATTTACTTGCCCACAAGATGAATCATACAATATTCGTTACAGTTTAAGCTGTTGCAAGATTGGGCTGACAACTTAAAGGGACTGTGTGTTAGGCATCATCAAGTGTGTCTGTGCTCCTTGAGTGTTCAGTGAGAGAGAATGCAGTTTTGCAAGGGATCAACAAATTTGGTGTCTTCTCCATGAATATATTACAGTTTATTTATCGAGGTATTAATTTGTTGACATGGTTAACAAATGACAATATGATACTCAATGCATATACCTTGTACGAGAAACGCTTCCCATCAAATTGTACTTTGAGATTGTTCCTCAGGCTGTCAAAGACGGCCTTGTTACTATTAATTGCAACATACGTTGCATCGTTTATTTGCTCTGCCGTATAAGCTTGTCTTGTCTGCAAGTTCAGAAAACACAAATATTTCAGAGAGGGCACACTATAACATGAATTCCAGAATAAAAGTTGGAAAAAGTCATTTTCTGTTCTTACCATACCACGAAGGCTGTCATTTTGTGCCAGTAAGTTGAAATATTGCTCGACTAAAGTGTGCAAAGTTAGGTGCAAAACCATTTTCAGTCCAGAGAAAAATGTTATTTTTGCCTAAGGACAGCTAGCATCTGATAACTGTGCTGGAGAGCCCTTATACAATTAACTCTACCACAGTGCCAGTATATTATCTTCTAtttgacacacacacacaaaaaaaggaACAGCAAAATCATAGTACATCACTGCTCAGATCGTTTCATCATTATCCAAAGAAATAATTCACGcagtatttttttttcaaaatgaaagacATCATTCATAACGGTCAAATGTAACCAAAGAATGACCTCgtcaaatactccctccattccacattagttgtcgctgatttagtaTATTAAATCAGCAGcaactaatatggaacagagggagtaattaACAGCTTGCTTTGCGCAATCAGTTACACAAACTATGTTACAAGGCTAaagcagcaaaagaaaagaaaaaaactatGGAAGACAAGGCAATCTCATCAAGTTGAACTTGTGGCAAATTACCTTGTAAAGAAGCTCAATTACTAATTTGATCTGTGCTCCAACAGGAGACTTCCTGATTGAATTGATGTGCTGAAGCCTTTCTGTATCATTTGAGAATTTAATAGCCGGTGTCTGTTTTGCTGGAGCCAACGGAGCATTCACTGGCCGAGACCTCGAAGAGATTTGCAGCTTGGAAGTTGAAGCCTGGGTTGCAGCAATGCTGGATAGAGTAGTCTGGCACCTCTCCTGCTGCTGCTTAAATTTGCTGAGGCGCTCATTCAGAGCCATCTGGACAGGAGATTGACAATACTACTTGATTAGTTATATGGCAGACATAATTACCAAGTATCTGTATGGCCTGAGCGAAATAAAAAGAACAATCAATGCGCAAATTCCAATTAAGACCCAATTTAAAACAATAGAAATGCACCAGACAAGAAAAGCATGTTGAACTGGCCATAGTCTTGCCACGTTCATTTCAGAATTGAAGTTCATAGATAGACAACATCGTTAGTTACCCTACCACCCTTCTATTGTTACTTTTATGTAGCATCAGACGTAACCTAGGCATATGACATTCATGTATCGCAGAGGAACTCCACGGTTTCATTCGTTCAGCACAGCATCATAGCCATCGAAGGGGACCGAGCAGTCCGCTCGTTCCAACACGGTTTGGTCCCTATAGGACCCTACTGAATCCCGTCCATAATTATCCGATCTTGATTTCCGTCTAGGAGACCAAAAAATCATGATCTCGGGCAGGAAAGCAACCAAATCGGATCAAATCGAGAAATGGAGGGATCTCAGAGTAGGGAACCCATACTGGATCCGCGACGGCGGGACCGATAGACGCGGCTTTGGGCGACCTTCCGGCGGCCGGCGATTCCCTGGGGGGCTAGGGTTCCTTGGGCGAAGGGAGAGAGACGGACGCCTAATTTTTCCCCTCTGCTCAGTGGGTGGTAGCTCGCTGAGACGCTGGGGGATATTTAGAATGGACTCGGGCCTCTCTAGATGCAAACAGGTCCGGTCAGGTCCAACAACCCTGTTATTGGACCGCTGAACCTCAAGGCCTCGTTCGGTTACGAGTGGGTCAAATCCCACGTGGATCTAATCCGGGGAGTAATCGGGTGAACCCCAACCACCACCCTAATCCCCCACTAACCACATTCCCCATATCCCTGCTTCACATTCTCTTCGATTAATCCCCGCCCACAAACAGCAGCAGTTGGTCTCCAGAGCAGGCAGGCCCTCAATCGTGCGCAGCGAGGAGCTCCGACGGGGCCAGCGCAAACGCGCCGAGAAACGCCTCCGCGGCGCCGGTCGACATGGGCGGCGGGGTCGCCCCTGGCCGCGGCGGCTTCTTCCGGAGCGGGTACCAGGGCATGGCGCCCCTCCGCGGGGGACAGCTGGGCGGGGGCGAGGAGGGCGGGAGGACCTGCGCGGCGGAGCGGAGGGAGCGGGCGACGATCTTGGAGTCGCGGAGCTGCGCGAGCGCGCCGGGGCGGAGGAAGCCGTCCCTTCCGTTCgaatcgccgccggcgccgccgttgtCGCGAAAGCTAGAGGGAGAACGCGTCGCTCGCCTCGCTCGGGATACAATCCATGGGTCCAGAGCAGTGTTTTCAAAAACCGGTCGAATCGAGGGATTTTGGGCAAAACCGGGCGGGTTAGAAAACCGCCGGTGTTTAACCGAACGCATTTTCGGAGCAGACCGGTATTTAACTCCCGGGGGCCCAAAACCAGTGTATCCACGCGGATTGCGGCCCAATACCGGCCGGGTTGGGGCTAAGCGAACGAGGCCCAAGGAAAGGCCGAGAATGAGCAAAGGGGATCACATTCACAGaggataaataaataaagaagacCAAAATAGGCCAATCGCCGACAAGCTTTGTGCGCTTCCGGTTGCGAGCGCTACCTGCGCGTCCCGTCGTTCCGGTGACCGGCAGGGACGACCTGCAGATGGGCGGGGACAGTAGCGACAgagggtggaggagccgccggcaGGCTAGGAGATGCCCAGCGGCGAGGAGGGGAGGCTCTACTCCGACGAGCTCAGGCGCCCCGCATCTGCGAGCGGCCGGCGGATTGCTTGGTTTCTACGGCGGCCTACTCTCTGCAAGGAGGTGCTAGGGTCGGACGGGTATTACCCAAAGTGAACCTAATATTTTTCGGGCCGCACCGTTAACCCTATTGGTATCAAAAGGGAGGTTCGGTCCAGCGGGCCGACGGGACAAACCGGAC contains:
- the LOC124701579 gene encoding uncharacterized protein LOC124701579, which produces MALNERLSKFKQQQERCQTTLSSIAATQASTSKLQISSRSRPVNAPLAPAKQTPAIKFSNDTERLQHINSIRKSPVGAQIKLVIELLYKTRQAYTAEQINDATYVAINSNKAVFDSLRNNLKVQFDGKRFSYKSKHDLNGKDQLLYLIRKYPEGLPVVEVKDAYPTVLEDLQALKASGDIWWLSSMDSQEDIAYPNDPKSKIKVDADLKQLYREIELPRDMIDIEKELLKNGHKPATDTTKRRAAAQINGQPKKPKAKKKQKQITKRTKLTNAHMPELFDLPGGRNT